In Lathyrus oleraceus cultivar Zhongwan6 chromosome 2, CAAS_Psat_ZW6_1.0, whole genome shotgun sequence, the DNA window CCTACATATATATACTCGTGTCAAGTTTTTTGAGGCTGTGTGTGTAGGTTAGTCTCAATTTAACATTGGCAAAACAAATAGAGATCAACAAATATAGATCCTATTTAGCCATGATATTACAGTGACAAATTTTAGACCCAGTGCTAGCCCACATTACAGGATCTCAAAGACGACCCTGTTTGTAACCCTAAATGAAACCATAATTACAATGTGAAAGGGTGATTATCATTACTATATCCATGGTCCCTATGGAAGATGCTTGGTTTTTGGCCGGTTTATAGTTTTTGCTCATATTACTAACAAAGTCACATGGTTTGGCCCACATTTTTATTAGACCCCACATAAATCCGCATGCCATTTTAAGCCATCATGGTGGTCCTTTGGCAGTAAGCAAATAGTCCCAAAGCTCACATGCTCTTCAGTTCTGTGTCAAAAGACTGAACTActcttttgtttttttatgtCTATCACTATCAACCTGCCTGAATACAACCTAAAAAACTGATTTCAAGTTGTGACTTCTTTCTTTTGGATCTTGATCGAACACTCATTAATAATCCGACTTGTGTAATAGAATGTAGATTTAGTAGTATTATAGTTTTGATAAACCGTGACGATTAACTTATTGTGTAATCAAAATTTTCAGGAATGGATGTAGAATGTGGTGATTACTTGACAAAGCATGCTAAATCAGCAGTGTTACAAAATAAAGTACCAATATCTCAAATCGACCGCGCCCTTCACAATCTATTCTCCATTCGAATTAGACTAGGATTATTCGATGGAAATCCAACCAAACTCAAGTATGGGACAATTGGTCCAAATCAAGTATGCTCTAAACAAAATCTCAACATAGCTCTAGAAGCTGCTAGAAGTGGCATTGTACTTTTAAAAAACACTGCCTCAATTCTCCCACTTCCAAAATCAACAAATTCGATTGCAGTTATAGGCCCGAATGCAAATTCTACATCAAAAGTTGTTCTAGGAAACTATTTTGGTGTTCCTTGTAATTTGGTAACAATATTACAAGGCTTTGAGAGTTATGCTAAGAACAGTATTTATCATCCCGGTTGTAATGATGGAATAAAATGTGTTTCGGCTGAAATTGACGAAGCGGTTGAAGTTGCTAAGAAAGTTGATTATGTTGTGTTGGTTATGGGATTGGATCAAAGTCAAGAAAGGGAATCACATGATAGAGATCATTTAGAGTTGCCTGGTAAGCAACAGGAGCTTATTAAAAGTGTTGCTAAAGCTTCTAAAAAACCTGTTATTTTGGTGGTTTTGTGTGGTGGACCTGTTGATATTACTTCTGCTAAGTTTGATGACAAAGTTGGAGGGATTTTGTGGGCTGGTTATCCTGGTGAACTTGGTGGATTGGCCCTGGCCCAGATTATCTTTGGTGACTATAACCCAGGTGAGTTTTCTCAAATGCTTTAGGACTAAAACCTTGATCATAATGCTGTAAGCTTTTCTTAATGGCCAAATTATGAATCACAGACACCTTTAGTAGTAGACGTGTCGCAGAAGTAGGTGTGTCGCATTGTCTGACACGCGTCAGTTTCCTATACTTGTATGACACTCATATTATACGTGCCGCAAAAGTCAGACAAATGTGCTCAAAATAATAGTTCTTTTTCTTTGCTTCGACACTTGTTTAATCGGTGTGCAACATCCGTGTGACGCTCATACAACACGTGTCAGACAATTCAGACAAGTAattcaaaaaaattgtttttttcTTTACTTCAACACACCTCATGTATATTTCAAATTTAACGGTGTCGGTGTTTTATGATTTTGATATTATTGGTGTCAGAATGTCTGTCGTGTTGTGTTCTGGTGTCTGTGTCGGAGTCTGTGCTTATAGAAAATTTATGATTACATGCCTTCAATATAGGGGGGAGACTACCGGTGACATGGTACCCAAAAGATTACATCAAAATACCAATGACAGACATGAGAATGAGAGCTGATCCATCCTCAGGCTATCCAGGTAGAACCTACCGTTTCTACACAGGTCCAAAGGTCTATGAATTTGGCTATGGCTTAAGCTACTCAAAATATTCCTACAAATTCGTCTCAGTCGCAAACAACAACCTCCACATCAACCAATCATCCGCTCATTCGATACTCGAAAACTCCGAAACAATCCGTTACATACTTGTTTCGGAGTTAGGCGAAGAAACATGTCAAACCATGTCTGTTTCTGTCAGATTAGGTGTTACAAATAACGGGAACATGGCTGGGAAGCATCCTGTGTTGCTGTTTGTGAAGCAAAAGAAGGGAAGAAATGGGAGTCCAATGAAACAGTTGGTTGGTTTTGAGAGTGTGAAGGTGGAAGGTGGTGGAAGAGGTGAAGTTGGATTTGAAGTAAGTGTTTGTGAGCATCTTAGTAGAGCAAATGAAGATGGTGTTAAGGTGATTGAAGAAGGTGATTATTTATTGGTTGTGGGAGAGGAAGAGTACTCAATAAATGTCACTGTTTGATGTATTGATGAAATGTATTGAGTTTTCAATCAATAAAGAAAAGCTAGTTAGATAATTGAATTGCAAATTCACCATATGTTGATGTAATTGAATGCTTGATTGACTCTAATGATATTATCATGATCATGATAATTTCTATTTGGAAAACTAATGTGATCAACAATATATAGTTTAGCATTATACTTGGTTAGCCAGACAATATATATAATTTTGATTTTGGGTCTAATGATATAGTCATTATACTTGGTTGTTCCAGAGCAATTCATCACTTCGATTAATGAAAACAAGAAAATCAACCATGATTTTGAGGAATAGATAGTTCATGATCAAAGGCTCCTAGGGTGGCTAATCAATGTTGCGACACATGATATTGCAACTCAAATGTTGCGACACATGATATTGCAACTCAAATGTTGCACTGTCAAATGTCCACAAATTTGAAATGAACCTCAAAGACTTGCAGGTGCTCACAATAGATCTCGAGTGATTTACCTCAAATCCGAGTTCCACAACACCAGAAGTGTGATATGAAGATGGAACAATGTCTTGCCAAAGTGAAGAACTTGGCTGAAAAATTGAAACTAGCAGGCTCTCATATTTCCAACTTTGACCTCATGGTTCAAGTACTAAATGGAATTGACTGTCTCAGGCTAAATCATTTGGTGGTGAGTGTATCCGACCAAATCAATCTACAATGGGTTGATTTGCAGGCACAACTTCTAACCAACATAAGATCCAATTTCATACCGTTAGATGTGTGTTCATGGCTATAGAAACACCCACAAGGAGTCAAAGTGCATCAAATCTAATGGAAAGGTCTTCATCTCAAGACAAGTGTTTTTTTTAAGTGAAGATCACTTCGCTTTTCATGATGAATTTCAAAGTGAAAAGAAGTTATGGAAAATAAATTCTAGGCTCTAATGGCCAATCAAAATTGAAATCGGTACCATATCAAGGCCAAGATAATATCATTGACTCTAAGTGGGTATTCAAAACCAAGTATAAAGGATGTGACTCAATTGAAATAAGAAAGGTTGCAAAAGGTTTTCAGCAAACAGTTGGGTTTAGGAAATCAAGGACTACAAGAATTACTTTGTCCATTGTTGTCCATCTTAATTGGGAAATCAAGTAGGAATTGTTTTAAAGCACCAACTAGAATGTATCATAAATCCAACAAAGCCCGACCATATTTGCAAATTTTCACAGGCCATCTATGGTTTACGGGACATCTGGTGATGGCCAACCGAGATAGAACATCGGGTATTCTCCTCCTACAGCACATGAGCAATCTTGAACGCCTTGAACTTCACCAGCTTCTTGGTAGCCAGTTTGAGGTATCGCTGGAGCAAAAGGTCCTTTGTCTGGGCCTCTCCTCTTATTTGGGAAACAACCAACTTGGAGTCCGTTCGTAATTTGATGCACTCAGCGTCCATTTCCCTCGCAAGCATGATCCTGGCAATGACGGCCTCATATTCAGCTTGGATGTTGGTGGTTGGGAACTCAAACCTCAAGGACACTTCCACAACCAAGCAGGAGTTGTTTTCTAAAATAACATCCACGCCACTTCCTCTGCTATTAGACAAACCGTCCGTGACATGCAGTTTGGATCTAGGGCACGGAAGTCATCTTGGCCAGGAAGTCTACGAACAAATGGGCTTTCAAAGCCTTCCTTGCCTCGAATTCAGACAATTCGATGGTCCATCTCGTCAGACGCCCGACTAAATCCGATCGGTATAGCACCTGCTTTAAAGGTAAATCTGTCTGAACTACTATGGAATGCGCGAGGAAGTATCGTTGTAGTTTGTGCAATGCTGCTACTACCGCCAAGGCTTCCTTTTCGATCTTCTGGTACCGCGTTTCCGCCCCCGCCAGGGCTTTAGAGATGAAATACACAGGACTCTGGTTGGGATCAGATTCTTTAATCAAAACGGTGCTTACAGCCTCTTCAGTAACAGCTATGTACAAATATAAGACTTCTCCTGGAAGTCGCCAGGTAAGTACCGGGAGCAAGGCTAAGGTTTTCTGTAAACATTCGAGTGCTTCTTCGAAATCAGTTGTCCAttcaaaatcaatctttttcCTTAACAGTTTGTAAAAAGTCAAGACGCACTGTTTAGATTTTGAAATTAATCTGTTTAAATCAGTCAACATACCACTCAACTTATGAACTTACCTTTTTGACATCGACGAACTCATTCGGATTATGGCCTCGCATTTATCAGGGTTCGCCTTATTCCTCGCTCCGTCAAATAGAAGCCTAGGAAACTTTCCGGCCCTTACCCCAAAAGAACACTTCTCTAGATTGAGTCGCATATCATATTGTCGAACCTTCTTCAATACCTGTTGAAGGTGTTGAGTGTGAAGCTCTTACCGTTCAGATTTTACGATCATATCGTCCATATATATACTTCAAGCGCCTCCCTTATTTCTTCTTGGAAGATGTTGTTCATCATTCTCTGGTATGTCGTGCCATCCTCGAAGGTCATGAAATTGTACTGATAATTGGTATGCTCGGTCATGAAGGTTGTCTTTACTCGGTCAGGTCCGAACATAGGTACTTGATTGTATCCCGAATAGGCGTCCATGAACGAAAGCAACTGATATTCGTCTAAATTGTCTACGAGCTTGTCAATGTTTGGGAGCGGATAAGAAACCTTTGGACACGCTATGTTAAGATCAGGGTGGTCGACGCACATCTTCCACTTTTCCGAGGCCTTCTTTACTAAAACTATGTTGGATAACCATTCCGTATACCTGGCTTCGGAAATGAACTTGGCGTCTAATAGGCCCTTAACCGTGCTAGCGGGGGCTTCAGCTTTTTCCAGGGATTTCCTCCTTCGACGCTGAGAAGCGTAGCGAGCATCGGGGTCCATGTTTAATTGGTGGCACGCTACGCTAGGAACAATGTCGGAATCTCATGCGGCGTTATAGAGAAAAGATCAGCGTTATATTATAGGCATTCAATTAGGGTGGTTCTTACTTCCAAAGAAAGTCTGGCGCCTATTTTTAATGATCTGGCAGGATTCTCCTCGAGTTGGAAGGACTCAAATCACCATTTGGAACCAGTCGAACTTAGGTCTAACAAATCAGGAATCTGCCGAAATTTTGCAAACACTGTATGTCAATTGGACATTCAGTAAATGCTTGCAAAAAACTGAACATAATTAAGTCAATTGATGATGATCGTGTCAGTAGAGTTGGGGATCCGAGGAAGATGCAATATGTGGAAAAGTTTTTAATCAATCTGTGGAGAATCATAAAAGTGGGAATGGAATGGAGGGAAAGGTGCAACATGAGGAACCTGATAGTAATAATTCGCAATTGCAGTGTCGGTTCGGGATGTGGATAGTAATAATGACGATATCCAAGACTCTCATGGAGATGAAATTACGAATGAACAGGATGGTAAGCATTCGGAAGACATCAGTCCCGAGTTTGTACCGAACTCCCCTGTACATGTGGGGATTGATTCGGGAGAAAAACGGCTGCAGGCAGTGATGCAATCTAATGTTGTCCAAATACTAGACGTTGAGGACACTCAACATATTCATCCGCCTTCAAGAAGATTTACGTATCTTTAGTAAAGCTTGGGCGGACAACGACCAAAATCATCGAATAATACATGGAATTGTCGCCGGAGCGCCATCTCATTAACGCTGCGAATAGTCCGATTGCTCCGATTCGTCGTGCCTAAATGCTTAAGTGCCACCTACAAGCCGCCACTAGCGTCTCTAGGCTCACGCCCTCGGATCTGATCTCAGAGTCGGACACCGATAAGGGGTTATTTGGATGTGACATGTGGCATAGTGCTTGGGACCACCACATATGTCCATGTGACATCTTATTCTCTTTGCTTCCTTTGGTGAGTTTAATATTTCAAGGTCTTTATAAATACTTTTAATGTTAACTTTAATTTTTACCTGGGACTATTTGCACTGCATTTATTGTCATTAACTCAATTGCTTATTTTTGTCATATTAGAACATACTCATGACAATTATTGTTTATAATTTTCAATAATCTCCCACTTGTTCTAATACTGACAAAACTAATTCCAGAAAATGAGATATAAAGAGTGTTAATATGATTAGGTATCTTTCGATTTAAAACTTAACCTTAGTGAGGATAACACAAAATTTAATCGGAATATTAGGTAACAATGCTTTTAAACCATTAATCTATATGATTAGACTGACGTTACCTTACACGCACTCTTTAAAGGTTTTTCATCTACATATCTCGCTTAACACTTATTTTTGGCCACATGATATCCCgtttcatgaatttttcatgagagaaactccaactccCACTTTAAAACGACACCATCTCGAAATTCACATAGGTGAAGTTCATGTTATATCATTTTTCATGAGATACTTTTCCTCGGTTATGAACTTCATTAAGAGGTTTTGAAAACCTCAACCCTCTATTTAAAATAGTCAACATTATTACCCAATGTCTAACTTACAATCAAATCAACGACTTATTGTTACCTATTGAATCTTGAAGTTAATGTTCTGTTAACATAAGATTGGGTTGCCGCCGTCGTTGGAACTTTTATTCAAGGAGTTTCAACCCCATGCCTCTCGAGGTTGTTTTTACTAAGTCTCTGGTTAGTGACTTGGTAAATGGATCGGCTAAATTATAGCTTGTTCGTATATAGGTGAGTGAAATGATTGCATCCTTAATCATTTTTCTCACAAACGAATGTCTAAGACCTATGGAACTTCCAACATTGTCTTTCCATTGTAGACTTTGCTGAATGCTCTTGCTAAAGTGGCTTGGCTATCGTAGTGTATCATCACCTTTGAAACATTGTTTTTAGCCAATGGAACTTCCAAAAGAAGATCCCTCAATCATTCTGCTTCTTGACCAGCGGAAGCGAGAGCCACAAACTCTGATTCCATAGTCGAAagagtaatgcatgtttgtttcttgctcttccaagaaaCTGCTCCTCCAGCTAGTGTAAATATCCATCCAGTTGTAGATTTATGATCTTCAACGTTAGATATCCAACTCGCATTAGTATATCCTTCTAGTATGGCAGGGAACCTACCATAATGAAGGCCAAGGTTTTTGGTTTTTCAGTAGATAGTAAAAAATCCTCGTGATTGCCTTCCAATGTTCATTACttggattactagtaaatctACTCATTTTACTAACTGCAAATGATATATCGGGTCTGGTACATTGCATTAAGTGCATAAGACTCCCTATTGCATttgcatattccaattgagcTACTACTCTTccattgttcttttgaagtttgacgacatgatcaaatggagtggttacttccttaagttttaggtgtttgaacttatcaagcattttctcaatatagtgtgtttgactaagttcataacccccatTATTTCGCTTAACTTTGATCCCTAGAATTGTGTCAAcaagtccaagatctttcatTTTGAAAGTGGAAGTTAGAAACTTTTTTGTCTCTAGAATTCCATTCAAATTGTTGTTAATTATTAgcatgtcatcaacatagaggCAAAGAAATATCACAATAGTTTTGCACACTTTTGTGTATAAACACTTGTCACAAGAATTAGGAATAAATCCATTTGAAAGTATTATGGAATCAGATTTTTGATGGCATTgttttggtgcttgttttaaGCCATATAAGGATTTGACAAGCTTACACACCCTTAGTTCATTTCCAGGAAGCACGTAGCCTTCTGGTTGTTCCATGTAGATTTCCTCATCAAGATCTCCATTTAGGAATGTTGTTTTAACATTCATATGATGAACTATAAGGTCATTTAAAGAGGCTAAGGCAAACAACAATCTAATTGTGGTTGTCCTTGCTATTGGTGCATATGTGTCATAATAATCTATACCTTCATTTTGTCTAAATCTTTTTGCCATTAATCTGGCCTTATAAGTGTTTAAGGTACTATCACTATGATATTTCTTCttaaacacccacttgcatccaatgggccttgatccctttggtaagtcaacaagttcccaagtgtggtttgaaacaattgaatccatttcatcttggataACGTCCTTCCAAAAAGAGGatgtgagcaaattctttactttgaataaattttgaatgatagcaaattgtgtgatcatcatccaattgttggctgtgcattattttacatgattCATTTATGTTTTTATCCCATACTATTGTTTCATGACTgtacataaagatccacattgatacatctcttaaaaagaactcataaaaactattttgtgtcagtatgtatcaatacatactcctatgcatcgatccataaaatatgttgtaaaccacaaaactcttttgttcagtatgtatcgatccatacgagtcatgtatcgatacatggacaggcaaaatgctctatggatcgatccatacgagccttgcatcgatccatgttagttgaaatgatctatgtatcaatacatacgaattttgtatcgatccatgctTACATAAATTCTCTAAAATTCATCAAccttacagtatgtatcgatgcataacttcatgtatcaatacataagtctgttttatcTACTAACAGCTTATGTTTTTCATATATAAGAAGTATTGTGACAGCAGTGCGAATAAATACGAATTCAGAagagaaaaacagttgaacacaagatcaaagtaGTGTGTAGCAACAATTTTTGAgcagatagaaacctgaaagagacttcatcttcttcatcttctcaatctcttttcttcaagaacatcaacacataatcattcttgttctttggattaaaggatcaacgagataacgttcagtggtaacgatcaaggatctagctgaggtgttcagtggaacgatcgaggatctagctgagttgaagattgaagggggtttcgaggaaaaaccaattggtttgtccttcaagaactggagtgttcttgcgggtttgtcagtcacgtttgcagaacagattcagccgcagcgttgcgtttggaaatcgggggatttcgcaaacaggtcgtggaaccggtgaattgtttgcaatttcttgcaggaaattcttgatcgtgctcagatcaagtggaggtttcatacaagaagaagttcttgggatttagaatttTGTCTTcgtattgtaaccttgtatcaacgaattcggcattattgataatcacagttctcaatttcatttgaaattgagagggagacgtacccacacgcgaggacgacgtggggaacttccttaccaaatctctgcgtatcgtattctttccttatctctctttaaGTTTTCAACagtttcgcaatttcagttagtgtgttgtggctgtactttttgcgatacaatagtggca includes these proteins:
- the LOC127118805 gene encoding probable beta-D-xylosidase 7, with product MGHLTITLTFISFLFLFLTHSHHQLVHAESPTHPPYSCDTTNPLTKSYTFCNLNLPIIERAKDIVSRLTLDEKLSQLVNTAPSIPRLGIPSYQWWSEALHGVANAGKGIRLNGNVSIKAATSFPQVILTAASFDSKLWYQISKVIGTEARGVYNAGQAEGMTFWAPNINIFRDPRWGRGQETAGEDPLVNSKYAVSYVRGLQGDSFEGGGLVGDRLQASACCKHFTAYDLDHWNGVDRFVFDANVTLQDLTDTYQPPFHSCIQQGRSSGIMCAYNRVNGVPNCADFNLLTKTARQKWNFNGYITSDCAAVAIIHDKQGYAKTPEDAVADTLKAGMDVECGDYLTKHAKSAVLQNKVPISQIDRALHNLFSIRIRLGLFDGNPTKLKYGTIGPNQVCSKQNLNIALEAARSGIVLLKNTASILPLPKSTNSIAVIGPNANSTSKVVLGNYFGVPCNLVTILQGFESYAKNSIYHPGCNDGIKCVSAEIDEAVEVAKKVDYVVLVMGLDQSQERESHDRDHLELPGKQQELIKSVAKASKKPVILVVLCGGPVDITSAKFDDKVGGILWAGYPGELGGLALAQIIFGDYNPGGRLPVTWYPKDYIKIPMTDMRMRADPSSGYPGRTYRFYTGPKVYEFGYGLSYSKYSYKFVSVANNNLHINQSSAHSILENSETIRYILVSELGEETCQTMSVSVRLGVTNNGNMAGKHPVLLFVKQKKGRNGSPMKQLVGFESVKVEGGGRGEVGFEVSVCEHLSRANEDGVKVIEEGDYLLVVGEEEYSINVTV